GTCGTATGGTTGGTTGCTCGGATAGACTGCCCACGTGGCACGCAAGCGTTCGTTGATGAGCCATTGGGCTTGGCCCAAGGTTTCTATGTTCACCATCCGACCCGACCCTATCGCGCCGGAGGTTGGGCCGTGCTTCGGTGACACGTGCGAAATTCATGTCCGGGACTGTAATATCGTCGTGCCAACCTGGCATCTCCGTGGGCAGTAGAATCTCCGCCACCGCTTTGACCACAAATTCGTTGACCCCGCTTTTCAACTGCAGCTCGAGCTCCCGGCAGCCTTTAGGATAAAAGCTGTCCCACGTGTCGCCTCCTCATTGGCCCCCACTTGTGATAATCAACCGCCATCTCCAACCTCTCGTTCTTGTCCGGCCATCttcatccatctctctctctgcctcgcTCTCTCTCCGATGACTTCGGGCCTACTGAAACTCTCGCACTCTCTCTCGTCTCGTCAAACGCTCCGCTTCACCAATGGAGACGACCGGAGCCTTCTCCTCCGCAACCAACGCCGTCACCTCCTCCCCCCGCCGCGGCGCCGCCACCTGCTCCCGCTGCATTTCGGCTCCCAAGCTCCTCGCCTCACCCTCTCCAACACTCTCGAAGCGAGCCGCCCGGCTTCGGCTCCTCCAGAGAAGAAGCCCGAGCGGGGCGACACGTCGGTCCTCCTCGACGTCTCCGGCATGATGTGCGGCGCCTGCGTCTCCCGGGTCAAATCGGTCCTCTCCGCCGACGCGCGGGTGGAATCCGTCGTGGTCAACATGTTGACCCAGGCCGCGGCGGTCAAGCTGAGTCCGCGGGCGCTCGACGGGGGCGGCGACTCCGCGGCCGAAGTCGCGGAGAGCCTCGCCGCCAGGTTAACGGAGTGCGGCTTCCCGGCGAAGAGGAGGTCGTCGGAGATCGGAGTGGCGGAGAACGTGAAGAAGTGGGGTGAAAtggcgaagaagaaggaggagctACTCACTAAGAGCAGGAATCGCGTGGCGTTTGCTTGGACATTGGTGGCGCTGTGTTGCGGATCGCATGCCTCGCACATACTGCATTCTCTTGGGATTCATATTGCTCATGGTGAGTATATCAAGCTTTTTGCATCTTGGTAATGTATCGATCTCAGCTCGCTGGTTATGTTTAGTGAAATCTGCATTTgaattgagatttttggttTGTGATCGCCGACTCAGGATCATTTTGGGAGTTTCTTCATAATTCGTATGTTAAGGGGGGCTTGGCTTTGGGGGCTCTTCTTGGACCAGGAAGAGGTTAGTTGACAATTCCCTTCTCTTTTATTCCCATAATCGTTAAATTCCTGAACAAAAGTCGAATGATATCCGATGCCTTTGTAAAGCCTAACAGGTGAGTGAGCCATTGTCCAAAAGTAGATGGTTTGTAGAGTGAATCATGCAGCTCTAGATTTTAAGAATAAGATCTTGTGCAGACTTGCTCTTCGACGGTCTGAAGGCTTTCAAGAAGGGATCTCCGAATATGAACTCACTCGTTGGATTTGGATCACTTGCGGCCTTTTTAATCAGTGCGGTGAGGCTTTTGCTAGATAGATCTTGGAGTTTTCCCTGTTTTTCTGGTTTTGTGGctttcttgaaaattaaattgtcGAGTTATTCATCCCGTAGGTCTCCCTTCTGAACCCTGGGCTTGACTGGGACGCATCTTTCTTCGATGAGCCGGTGATTTGCTATCTTTTATGAGTTTCTGCTGCTGCCTTTCCATGTTTATACCTTGTGTCACACAGGTTGTGAGAAGCTACTCGTATTGGATGCATGTTATGGCCACTCAACTTTTACTGTTTAGTTTGAATGGTTTGGTTAAGTCATTTCTAATAGCCATAGACCTGATTAAGAATAATCTCAGAATCTCAATGAGGATCTTTGCAGCAAGCCTACTTAAGCTGCACTAAGATATACTGTTTCATGCTCACATAAATGACATATTTCTCTACACAAAAGATAATAGATAAATGTCTCACACAAGgctatttatttttagcatgcaGGTCATGCTTCTTGGCTTTGTGCTCCTGGGACGTTCCCTAGAAGAGAAGGCAAGAGTCAGTGCGTCTAGCGATATGAATGAACTTCTAGTAAGTCAAAATCTTCTctatatcatttttatttaaacaGGATGCACTTTTAGATCTGGTGATGTTAAACTACACTTTAGTCTAGGTTGGTACCTGCAAGGAATCTTCAAAGTGaacatcacaaatttgattaagcCCAGAAACATACTTTGACATTATGTTTTATTTTGATCTGTAGATCAAATATTATAGAACTGCCAAATTGAACTTTTGGGTTTGTTGTATTTGTTGATTTCACCTTAACTGTATGGCAAGAAATTTCCGTGTATAAAACATAATGGACTAATGCGGTATCCTCAGGCTAAATGTTCCACTTGCTCCTCCTTGTTGATCTTTCCACTATTTTTTATGCGTTTGTGAAACAAGGAATCTGGCTGGGCAGTTGCAGGCTCATAATATGGAGTTTCCTGATGCACTTTATCCAGTTCCGTGTATATGCACAAGAGGCATTTCAGAAGCACCTTCTGATTGGGCATATCTCACCTATCCTAGGTTTACACCTAGCGCCTATCTAAGGCGCAAATATTTAATTGCTTCCAGAAGTTAGATAAGTACTTGGGCTGTACTGATTATCCCATCCTGATTAATGTCAACTGTTTTCCTGAGTTTTCTTTTAACCTCGACTATACATCCCTGTGATCTTTTTATGTCCTGGATATCATTTCATGGACTAGTTGTTTAAAGACATGTAATCACTTCGAGTAAGTTTTATACATGGTATATACTTGGTTTAAGCACTTTGAAGCCTTTTGGGAAATATTTCGCCCATCCTGAATACCCTTAAATCCTACTACTCTAAGACTGATTGATGCTGGTAATTTGCAGTCATTAATATCCACTCAGTCTCGACTGGTCATTACTTCCTCAGAAAGTGATCTCTCTGCTGATAGTGTACTTTGCCCTGACGCATTATGCATTGAGGTTCCAACAGATGATATTCGAGCTGGTGATTCCGTGCTGGTATTGCCTGGGGAGACCATTCCTGTGGATGTGAGTGTCTAATAACCTCATGACGTTAATCTTAATGCTAATATCCTGCTTCTGTTGAATAACCTTTGCGGTAGTCATCTAGTACatcgaaattttcaatttgctttAGTGAACTATCTTTCACAAATGTTCAATCGTTATAAAGGACTGTGGTTGTAGTGGCCCTTTAAATTGCCTTGCTCTCCGGTATTTCTTAGCTCAAGTCCGGTACTTGCTTTACAGGGGAAAGTTCTTGCTGGAAGAAGTGTTGTTGATGAATCCATGCTTACTGGAGAATCACTTCCTGTTTTCAAGGAAAAAGATCTCAAGGTCTCAGCAGGAACTATAAACTGGGTAAAGTTTTGAATTCATAGGTTATTCCTCATTTTAACTCTTAACAACAAGAAACTTGATTTGCACTTATAAGTACCCTGAGGCAAACAGTCTGTGTTCGGTGCCTGACTAACAAGGGAATTATGCAGTGACATTTCAGGCAATTCTTTTGTAATGAGCTTCTTCCGAGAACTTGCCATTTATGGTTGACCTTTAATGTTCTTAATTATGGACATTTCTTCTGTACTTATTTTCAGGATGGTCCTTTGAGAATTGAAGCCACTACAACTGGTTCCAATTCAACCATATCTAAGATATTTCGCATGGTTAGTAAAAGACTCTCTTTGTTGATTCGAGGATATTCTGACATTTAACTTTACCTGAAACCTGGATTTTGACACTCTTTATCCTTATAATGCCTGTGCGGCTGTGACAAGGGTGACATCCAACTTTACCTTTTGACCCTGGGCATTACCATATTATCAGCACGGTTTTAGTGAAAGTAATACAATTGGCATCATACAAGCGTGGATTTTTTCCTTATATGGTTGTCCAGGATCTTTAAAAGTAGTTGAAGAAAAAGTAGAGTTCAATTAAAAAGGGAGAGGAACAGATGGAGTTAAAAACGAAGATGCATGATGACTAGCAATGCTAGGGAGAAACAGAATGAACAAATGAAGGAGGACAAGGTAGATAGATTGAAACAGGAGCAGGAAAAGGTCTGGATTAAAGAAACTGAGGGGATGTGATGTATGCCATATGAGTCAAGTGATAGAAGTAGTTAGGAAAATGAGTTCATCAGATTTCATGTGTCAATCAAGCTACATAATAATGCCTGAAGTTGCTGTTGTGATCTTTTTTGCATCCATTGAAGGCGATAGATGAACCTTTGTTTATAGTTCACTTTGGTGCTCTGCCAAATTCTTCTCATTCtgttccttctttttcccttttttgactgccaatagttttctttttgggttcgaTGTTATTTCTACAATCTATTACGTTAGGGTCACAATTCACCCAAATCTTTAATCATGGAGCTAAAAATGGACGTTGGAATTCAATGATTGGCTTTTGACAATGCGTTACAAAAATTTCTAGAACAAAGTTAAGAGTTAACAAAAATTTCTGAAATGAAGTTGGAAGGAATTGGTGCAAAAGCAAGGACGATCtgataattttgtcaattactCTATGACAGatgaaaaaatttaagctaTATCATGTGCAATGTTTTGGGAATATTTTAAGCTTATGCTGCCAGGTATACAGACAGAGAGACAATAATGCACTGAAAGTGTTGCTTTCAAGCTTTTAGGTTGAGGATGCTCAAGCTCGGGAAGCACCCATACAAAGAGTTGCAGATGCAATAGCTGGACCATTTGTGTACAGTATAATGACCCTGTCAGCAGCAACATTTGCTTTCTGGTAGGTTCGCTTATTAAAAGTTTTCCATCACCAGACATACTACATACATTGTGAGAACTGTTATTGGGGATTCTGGCCTATAATATCCCTCCTGAATATGGGTCACGATATAATGCGTCAAATTCCATCTTAAAGTTCTCTGAGTGAAATGCAATGTGACTAGTAATGTCTATCCTTTGTAAAGAGGAGCTAATCAATAACCTATATAATGTGTTTACCTTCTTTTTAAGGTACTACATCGGGGCACACATTTTTCCTGATGTCTTGCTTAATGATATTGCTGGTCCAGATGGAGATCCCTTGCTCTTAAGTTTGAAGCTTTCTGTGGATGTCCTGGTGAGTACTAGTCTATAAAACCATTTGTCACATTCTATTTCCGGTGGAGTTCAAATTGTGTTTATTTGAACGAATTTAATACTATCACAATCCATGTTCGGAGACAAGATAATAGATTTACCATGGGTAAGATTTTCATGAGTTTCTTCTTCCAGGATTGTAACGATCTGCTTCGTTCCTCAATACCAGAACTTATCCAGTTAAACGTGATAAGAATAACTAGTGCTGTGTACTTCATGAAAATTGGCAGTCTTCATGTGATGCAGCTCACAGAACTCCTacgctgcgtttggtcgtccgtataaaactcgggataggatatgttttatcctatcccgtatttggtaggtgtcccagatagtataatgtcggatatagaggggatataacccggataaaaaaatccgaggggaggggataggataaggtcggataggatttctcttatccgtcatataaaaactaacttttagaatgatgacaactttcttgtctcatttgtttctattttcattttatttatttatttattttgcaaagaggtttgaaaatctaataaaatgtgtatattttcaagtttttttgtgtatgagaacgttatttttatagtaataagatcggaatatttcatgagcatcacgtaggggcatatatgtcttttatattgatatacagtttctaccaaatgtaAGATAGGAtgggatatgagaatatccgactttaaatccgcagttcaccaaacagtggataggatatggccaaatctctagatttcttatcctatcctatccaatcctatcctaaCCAGAAATCCCGATGACTAAACGCAGCCCTAATGCTTAATCTATCCTCTTAGTTGGATTAATACACTCCAGTGAAGAATGCAAACCTTTACACTTGAGTTTCTTGCATCAATATTCCTGTGCTCTGAATCTCACCTGATAATCCTGTGtgtaaaattcttttcttttg
This genomic interval from Rhodamnia argentea isolate NSW1041297 chromosome 4, ASM2092103v1, whole genome shotgun sequence contains the following:
- the LOC115741049 gene encoding copper-transporting ATPase PAA2, chloroplastic; translated protein: MTSGLLKLSHSLSSRQTLRFTNGDDRSLLLRNQRRHLLPPPRRRHLLPLHFGSQAPRLTLSNTLEASRPASAPPEKKPERGDTSVLLDVSGMMCGACVSRVKSVLSADARVESVVVNMLTQAAAVKLSPRALDGGGDSAAEVAESLAARLTECGFPAKRRSSEIGVAENVKKWGEMAKKKEELLTKSRNRVAFAWTLVALCCGSHASHILHSLGIHIAHGSFWEFLHNSYVKGGLALGALLGPGRDLLFDGLKAFKKGSPNMNSLVGFGSLAAFLISAVSLLNPGLDWDASFFDEPVMLLGFVLLGRSLEEKARVSASSDMNELLSLISTQSRLVITSSESDLSADSVLCPDALCIEVPTDDIRAGDSVLVLPGETIPVDGKVLAGRSVVDESMLTGESLPVFKEKDLKVSAGTINWDGPLRIEATTTGSNSTISKIFRMVEDAQAREAPIQRVADAIAGPFVYSIMTLSAATFAFWYYIGAHIFPDVLLNDIAGPDGDPLLLSLKLSVDVLVVSCPCALGLATPTAILVGTSLGARKGLLVRGGDVLERLAGVDYVAFDKTGTLTEGKPAVSAVASMSYSESELLQMAYAVERTALHPVAKAIVNKAEAMNLSLPVTRGQLSEPGYGTLAEVEGHLVAVGSLDWVHERFHRRSDLSDLLNLEKAVMHQLSKQVSLSKDSQTVVYVGREGEGIIGAIAMSDSLRQDAKSTVTRLQEKGIKTILLSGDREEAVANIAQTVGIGRESINASLTPQQKSDVISALQAAGHRVAMVGDGINDAPSLARADVGIALPIEAQETAASDAASIILLRSKLPQVVEALDLAQATMGKVYQNLSWAVAYNVVAVPIAAGVLLPQFDIAMTPSLSGGLMALSSIFVVTNSLLLRLHGSRGTREE